A stretch of Gopherus evgoodei ecotype Sinaloan lineage chromosome 19, rGopEvg1_v1.p, whole genome shotgun sequence DNA encodes these proteins:
- the TCIM gene encoding transcriptional and immune response regulator produces the protein MKAKKSNQISTMSTSLRVSPSVHGYRFDTALRKKAVANIYEGTDQESLQKLFKNSGDKKAEERARIILDTDQDLEEKTRALMALKQRTKDKLFQFLKLQKYSIKVH, from the coding sequence ATGAAAGCAAAGAAAAGCAATCAAATTTCAACCATGTCTACATCCTTAAGAGTGAGCCCATCAGTCCATGGCTATCGGTTTGACACAGCCTTGCGAAAGAAAGCCGTGGCCAATATCTATGAGGGCACAGATCAGGAATCTCTTCAGAAGCTCTTCAAAAACTCTGGAGACAAGAAAGCAGAGGAAAGAGCCAGGATCATACTTGACACTGATCAGGACTTGGAGGAGAAAACACGAGCATTAATGGCACTAAAGCAGAGAACAAAAGACAAACTTTTCCAGTTTCTGAAACTTCAGAAATATTCCATTAAAGTGCATTGA